The proteins below are encoded in one region of Geomonas ferrireducens:
- a CDS encoding response regulator, which produces MEGKSRVIIVDDHPLFREGVKGLVERTSEYTCIGEAGSGAEALALARELKPELMTMDISLPDVSGIEAVRQIMREVPSVKILMLSMHPKFEYVAEALRAGARGYVMKEATSTRLVAAMDALRRGEYFLDGQVSQDIVANLGNSGQGEATVCDERYALLSPREQQVMRLVAEGGVIRQIASDLGLSVKTVENHLTNLMKKLDVHSRMELVRYAARLGVIDLEQWK; this is translated from the coding sequence ATGGAAGGAAAAAGCAGGGTCATCATCGTTGACGATCACCCCCTGTTTCGTGAAGGGGTGAAGGGGCTTGTGGAGCGAACCTCCGAGTACACCTGCATCGGTGAAGCGGGAAGCGGCGCCGAGGCGCTGGCGCTGGCCAGGGAGCTGAAACCCGAGCTCATGACCATGGACATCTCGCTTCCAGATGTAAGCGGCATCGAGGCGGTGCGCCAGATCATGCGCGAGGTCCCGTCGGTGAAGATCCTCATGCTGAGCATGCATCCCAAATTCGAGTACGTGGCCGAGGCCCTGAGGGCCGGAGCGCGCGGCTACGTGATGAAAGAGGCGACCAGTACCCGACTAGTGGCCGCCATGGACGCCCTGCGGCGCGGCGAGTACTTCCTGGACGGGCAGGTCTCGCAGGACATCGTGGCGAACCTGGGGAATTCCGGTCAGGGGGAAGCCACGGTGTGCGACGAACGGTACGCGCTTTTGTCCCCCAGGGAGCAGCAGGTGATGCGACTGGTCGCCGAAGGCGGGGTGATACGACAGATAGCGTCGGATCTGGGGCTCAGCGTGAAGACGGTTGAGAACCACCTCACAAACCTCATGAAGAAGCTCGATGTGCACAGCAGGATGGAACTCGTGCGCTATGCGGCGCGTCTTGGGGTTATCGATCTGGAGCAGTGGAAATAG
- a CDS encoding carboxypeptidase-like regulatory domain-containing protein, with translation MKLADLYKRGLIVALACAALLISNLSAFATALPGDCDGNGSVTMIEVQGAINMFLGTKTATSCVDTDQSGAVTITELRNVVNAYLGLPVMIPALAVTGTVKDPISGLAVTGATVTAYADGAGTPAATATVQSTGSYSLSGLSAASTYQLVFSKTGYGDVNYYGVKPSQSAATALETVLMLTTDKASLTTSINGYVLNASNNTGAALTVRFRPGLGATTGTYLAKTADGYGYYYKDYFPAGCYTAEVVKLVDGVETSYGYFTVYSVPGVSTYNNSQNFTVDTGTPPSTTYRAVLSWGSAERDLDLHVTGPLNPDDTFTTIGSNNTPRFHVGTSTADPQTSYPYGSAITGTTLRNLPGATTEAYLDQDQANHGVDNGSETFTILTQQAGVYRFYVYNNSATGYLAESGAQLKLFRGTTLVKSYTVPNKSGNTWTVFELDGNTVTDKNIMSTVDPTQTYNLAKPVAGYPVDELSTFKQVQKNLPTR, from the coding sequence ATGAAGCTGGCAGACCTGTACAAACGGGGACTCATCGTCGCGCTCGCCTGCGCCGCCCTCCTCATTTCCAACCTTTCCGCGTTCGCAACCGCACTACCCGGGGACTGCGACGGGAACGGAAGCGTCACTATGATCGAGGTGCAGGGGGCGATCAACATGTTCCTCGGCACCAAGACCGCGACGTCCTGCGTGGACACCGACCAAAGCGGCGCGGTCACGATAACAGAGCTGCGCAACGTGGTCAACGCCTACCTCGGGCTCCCGGTCATGATCCCGGCGCTCGCCGTTACCGGCACGGTGAAGGACCCGATCTCCGGGCTGGCCGTCACCGGGGCGACCGTGACGGCGTACGCCGACGGCGCAGGCACCCCCGCGGCAACCGCCACGGTGCAAAGCACCGGCAGCTACAGTCTCTCCGGACTCTCGGCGGCCAGCACCTATCAGCTCGTGTTCAGCAAAACCGGCTACGGCGACGTGAACTACTACGGCGTCAAGCCGAGCCAGAGTGCAGCCACCGCACTTGAAACCGTCCTCATGCTCACGACCGACAAGGCTTCGCTCACCACCTCGATCAACGGCTATGTCCTGAACGCCTCCAACAACACCGGTGCGGCCCTGACGGTCAGGTTCCGCCCGGGGCTGGGCGCCACCACCGGAACCTACCTGGCCAAGACGGCCGACGGCTACGGGTATTACTACAAGGACTACTTCCCCGCCGGGTGCTACACGGCGGAGGTGGTGAAGCTCGTTGACGGGGTGGAGACCAGCTACGGCTACTTCACCGTCTACTCCGTCCCCGGGGTGTCCACCTACAACAACAGCCAGAACTTCACCGTGGATACCGGGACGCCACCCTCCACCACCTACCGCGCCGTCCTCAGCTGGGGGAGCGCCGAGCGCGACCTCGACCTCCACGTAACCGGCCCCCTGAACCCGGACGACACCTTCACCACCATAGGGTCCAACAACACCCCGAGGTTCCACGTCGGCACCAGCACCGCCGACCCCCAGACCAGTTACCCGTACGGCAGCGCCATCACCGGCACGACCCTCAGGAACCTCCCCGGTGCGACCACCGAGGCATACCTCGACCAGGACCAGGCAAACCACGGCGTCGACAACGGCAGCGAGACCTTCACCATCCTGACCCAGCAGGCAGGCGTCTACCGCTTCTACGTCTACAACAACTCGGCCACCGGTTACCTCGCCGAGTCCGGCGCCCAGCTCAAGCTTTTCCGCGGCACCACCCTCGTGAAGAGCTACACCGTCCCCAACAAGTCCGGTAACACCTGGACCGTCTTCGAACTCGACGGCAACACGGTGACCGACAAGAACATCATGTCCACGGTCGACCCGACCCAGACGTACAACCTCGCCAAACCGGTGGCGGGTTATCCCGTGGACGAGCTATCAACCTTCAAGCAGGTGCAAAAAAACCTGCCGACACGGTAG
- a CDS encoding tetratricopeptide repeat protein has translation MKLVTLAAAALLAALAAAPACGYDGVDIVQLKKQAAAGSAEAQSRLGVLYATGVGVPRDVQEAAHWYRKSADQGFVLGQYNLAMLYLRGEGLAEDPVKGRELLLKAAEQWLPAAQYDLGVACLYGVGGEKNRDEAEKWLRRASTQGYRAAKKKLEELADAR, from the coding sequence ATGAAACTTGTAACACTGGCGGCGGCAGCGCTTCTGGCGGCCCTGGCCGCGGCGCCTGCATGCGGGTACGACGGCGTCGACATAGTGCAGCTGAAAAAGCAGGCCGCGGCGGGAAGTGCCGAGGCCCAATCCCGTCTTGGTGTGCTCTACGCGACCGGGGTGGGGGTCCCCCGGGACGTGCAGGAGGCGGCGCACTGGTATCGGAAATCGGCGGATCAGGGGTTCGTCCTCGGGCAGTACAACCTCGCCATGCTTTACCTGCGGGGGGAGGGGCTTGCGGAAGACCCGGTCAAGGGGCGCGAGCTCCTTTTGAAGGCGGCCGAGCAGTGGCTTCCCGCGGCCCAGTACGATCTCGGCGTTGCGTGTCTCTACGGCGTAGGCGGGGAGAAAAACCGGGACGAGGCGGAGAAATGGCTGCGCCGCGCCTCGACCCAGGGGTACCGCGCGGCGAAGAAGAAGCTCGAGGAGCTTGCCGACGCGCGCTAG
- a CDS encoding NHL repeat-containing protein — protein MHGRLFRSAVALLAASVLTLTAGCATGPTQQSHGPVFFPPAPNLPRLQYLTSFSNSADVTGSSADTVSLVSFGKQEEQKVSRIIKPSGITTKNGKLYVTDIAGQLFVVDLPNKKMEQLKGNDGMGKLKKPVGVAVDSTGFVFASDIERKEVLIYDNNGEYLKSIGGDLGFTPTDIAVDDENLYVLDTRKSVIRVLNPMTGAQIREIGKMDDPNQSLCLPTRMSLDDKGVLWVTNAGRGTVTSYDRDGHFLGTFGKFGDGMGQFARPKGIATDENGYVYVVDSGHQNVQIFSDKGRLLGYFGSAKLPVGGMNLPSDISISKRDLDYFQKLAQKDFELSEVIFVANQFGENKIGVYGLGKLKGVDYDAAYRKAAEEREHKAQEILKERKRQQEMQDQQGKKDATAKL, from the coding sequence ATGCATGGTCGTCTTTTTCGTTCCGCAGTAGCGCTCCTCGCTGCCTCCGTTCTCACCCTAACCGCCGGCTGTGCGACCGGTCCGACCCAGCAAAGCCACGGCCCCGTATTCTTCCCTCCCGCTCCGAACCTTCCCAGGCTCCAGTACCTGACCAGCTTCAGCAACTCCGCCGACGTAACAGGGAGCTCCGCCGACACGGTGTCGCTCGTCTCTTTCGGCAAACAGGAAGAGCAGAAGGTGAGCAGGATCATAAAGCCCAGCGGTATCACCACCAAAAACGGCAAGCTCTACGTGACCGACATCGCCGGTCAGCTCTTCGTCGTGGACCTCCCCAACAAGAAGATGGAACAGCTAAAGGGGAACGACGGGATGGGCAAGCTGAAGAAACCGGTAGGCGTTGCCGTGGACAGCACGGGCTTCGTGTTCGCGTCCGACATCGAACGCAAGGAGGTCCTCATCTACGACAACAACGGTGAGTACCTGAAATCCATCGGAGGGGACTTAGGCTTCACGCCGACCGACATCGCGGTCGATGACGAGAACCTGTACGTGCTCGACACGAGGAAATCCGTGATCCGCGTGCTGAACCCGATGACGGGAGCGCAGATCCGCGAGATCGGAAAGATGGACGACCCGAACCAGTCCCTGTGCCTCCCCACCCGGATGAGCCTCGACGACAAAGGGGTCCTCTGGGTCACCAACGCCGGCAGGGGGACGGTGACCTCCTACGACCGCGACGGCCACTTCCTCGGCACCTTCGGCAAGTTCGGCGACGGCATGGGGCAGTTCGCCCGTCCGAAGGGGATTGCCACGGACGAGAACGGCTACGTCTACGTGGTCGACTCCGGGCACCAGAACGTGCAGATCTTCAGCGACAAGGGGCGCCTGTTGGGCTACTTCGGCTCGGCGAAGCTTCCGGTCGGGGGGATGAACCTCCCCAGCGACATCTCCATCAGCAAAAGGGATCTGGACTATTTCCAGAAACTGGCCCAGAAGGACTTCGAACTCTCCGAGGTGATCTTCGTGGCGAACCAGTTCGGCGAGAACAAGATCGGGGTCTACGGGCTTGGCAAGCTGAAGGGGGTCGACTACGATGCCGCATACCGCAAGGCGGCGGAGGAAAGGGAGCACAAGGCCCAGGAGATCCTCAAGGAACGCAAGAGACAGCAGGAAATGCAGGATCAGCAGGGCAAGAAAGACGCAACCGCAAAGCTGTAA
- a CDS encoding DMT family transporter: protein MQFSSGQLCAVLAAVLFGVSPVFCKLVIGEMSPALLAGLLYLGSGLGLQVVLLVQKKSSLHELRGLSLRHRLKLAGAVVAGGVIAPVCLAFGIKHGTASEVSLLLNLETVATTLIAWLVFREYIGPYVWSGKVLILGGACLVVLKAQGGLAFSLPGLLVVIACIFWGIDNNLTRDVDEISSTVLASVKGLCAGAFSVLLALLFPGGAVMAGQVLGAMSIGAVSYGLSLVLFVEALRRIGAARTATFFSVGPFFGTLLSVVLLGERPPAAYWVATALMLSGIFLLYFEVHCHRHTHEELAHAHPHVHDEHHLHEHEEGEEDEPHHHLHVHHPVTHSHVHAPDPHHRHGH, encoded by the coding sequence GTGCAGTTTTCATCCGGACAACTCTGCGCCGTTCTTGCAGCCGTCCTGTTCGGCGTGTCGCCTGTCTTCTGCAAGCTCGTCATAGGTGAGATGTCGCCGGCCCTCCTCGCCGGGCTTCTCTACCTGGGTTCCGGGCTCGGGCTGCAGGTGGTGCTCCTCGTACAGAAGAAAAGCTCACTTCACGAACTGCGCGGGCTCTCCCTGCGGCATCGGCTGAAGTTGGCCGGCGCCGTGGTCGCTGGAGGCGTCATCGCCCCGGTCTGCCTAGCCTTCGGCATCAAGCATGGCACCGCCTCCGAAGTGTCGCTGCTTCTAAACCTGGAGACCGTCGCCACCACCCTCATCGCCTGGCTCGTTTTCAGGGAGTACATAGGTCCATACGTCTGGTCCGGCAAGGTGCTCATCTTGGGCGGGGCGTGCCTCGTGGTCCTGAAGGCGCAGGGGGGGCTCGCCTTTTCCCTGCCTGGACTCCTGGTGGTAATCGCCTGTATCTTCTGGGGGATCGACAACAACTTGACCCGCGACGTCGATGAGATCTCCTCCACGGTGCTCGCCTCGGTGAAGGGGCTTTGCGCCGGTGCCTTCTCCGTGCTCCTCGCCCTCTTATTCCCCGGTGGGGCGGTCATGGCGGGACAGGTGCTTGGGGCGATGTCGATCGGCGCCGTGAGCTACGGGCTGAGCCTCGTTCTTTTCGTCGAGGCGCTGCGCAGGATCGGTGCCGCCAGGACCGCGACCTTCTTCTCCGTGGGACCCTTCTTCGGGACGCTCCTGTCGGTGGTCCTTTTGGGGGAGCGCCCTCCCGCTGCCTACTGGGTTGCCACCGCACTCATGCTTTCCGGGATCTTCCTGCTCTACTTCGAGGTGCACTGCCATCGCCACACCCATGAGGAACTGGCGCATGCCCATCCCCACGTGCACGACGAGCATCACTTGCACGAGCACGAAGAGGGGGAGGAAGACGAACCGCACCATCACTTGCACGTCCACCATCCCGTGACCCACTCCCACGTCCACGCACCCGACCCGCACCACCGGCACGGGCACTGA
- the hgcB gene encoding mercury methylation ferredoxin HgcB, which translates to MKGFRYLASVVTLELSPPLCVGCGRCVEVCPHQVFRIEEKKAALADRDACMECGACALNCPTSAIKVDAGVGCASGLINEWLREKKLPGLKGSGCCE; encoded by the coding sequence ATGAAAGGATTCAGGTACCTGGCATCGGTGGTGACGCTCGAACTGAGCCCTCCGCTTTGCGTCGGCTGCGGCAGGTGCGTCGAGGTTTGTCCGCACCAGGTGTTCCGCATCGAGGAGAAAAAGGCGGCCCTTGCCGACCGCGACGCCTGCATGGAGTGCGGCGCCTGCGCCCTCAATTGCCCGACGTCCGCCATCAAGGTGGACGCAGGGGTCGGGTGCGCGAGCGGCCTCATCAACGAGTGGCTGAGGGAGAAGAAGCTCCCCGGCTTGAAGGGGTCGGGTTGCTGCGAGTAG
- a CDS encoding PAS domain-containing sensor histidine kinase: MSTNLFTSIVLNLTDGIYVIQEGKAIFLNDRFGAIFGYPSVEGLIGRDMYADVYPDRQSVDLFRHVHEQLLKGDRSAVSWGQPSARLDGSVFWIEVEARLIEVEGKPAIFGTFLDRTDCKLIGEAMHATQETLRLLLDAMEDRVYVVTDDYRIVYANRKMREGLLGDLEQDFCYQVCRGQQTRCEDCCVDDGFFDSERPLHKEFYNEVTKLWYSVIELPVRMPGIEQRTKLAVARDITVRREAENKVRALTRKLLSVQEDERKHLSRELHDDLGQRLNAAKIIVDVLAEDLASSPGDAPARMRHLSEVLKDSVQSIRTICAGLRPSPLEKLGLVDAIRHDCDSFSTHHGVNVRFSAHGLEGVRLPHEGEITLYRVFQEALHNVVKHARASEVAISLVVSHPVLRMRITDNGRGFDPARAVPAGKAGLGLVGMAERVELLNGSFELTSRPGKGTRIAVEIPIA; this comes from the coding sequence ATGAGTACCAACCTTTTTACCAGCATCGTGCTTAACCTGACCGACGGGATCTACGTGATCCAGGAGGGGAAGGCTATCTTTTTGAACGACCGCTTCGGGGCGATTTTCGGCTACCCGAGCGTCGAAGGGCTGATCGGCCGCGACATGTACGCCGACGTCTATCCCGACCGGCAGAGCGTCGACCTGTTCCGCCACGTGCACGAGCAGCTCTTGAAGGGGGATCGCTCCGCGGTCTCCTGGGGGCAGCCGTCGGCGCGGCTTGACGGCAGCGTCTTCTGGATCGAGGTGGAAGCGCGTCTCATCGAGGTGGAAGGTAAACCCGCCATCTTCGGAACCTTCCTGGACCGCACCGACTGCAAGCTGATCGGCGAGGCGATGCATGCGACCCAGGAGACCCTGCGGCTTCTTTTGGACGCCATGGAGGACCGCGTTTACGTCGTCACCGACGACTACCGCATCGTCTACGCGAACCGCAAGATGCGCGAGGGGCTTTTGGGGGATCTCGAGCAGGACTTCTGCTACCAGGTCTGCCGCGGCCAGCAGACCCGCTGTGAGGACTGCTGCGTCGACGACGGGTTCTTCGACTCCGAGCGCCCCCTGCACAAGGAGTTCTACAACGAGGTGACCAAGCTTTGGTACTCGGTCATCGAGCTTCCCGTCCGGATGCCCGGCATCGAGCAGCGCACGAAGCTCGCCGTCGCCCGCGACATCACCGTGCGACGGGAGGCCGAGAACAAGGTGCGCGCTCTCACCCGGAAACTTCTGAGCGTGCAGGAGGACGAGAGAAAGCACCTCTCCAGGGAGCTGCACGACGACCTCGGGCAGCGCTTGAACGCCGCGAAGATCATCGTCGACGTTCTCGCCGAGGACCTCGCTTCCTCCCCGGGTGATGCTCCCGCCCGGATGCGTCATCTCTCCGAGGTGCTGAAGGACAGCGTGCAGTCGATCCGCACCATCTGCGCCGGCCTGCGCCCCTCGCCGCTTGAGAAACTTGGGCTTGTCGACGCCATCCGCCACGACTGCGACAGTTTCTCGACCCACCACGGGGTGAACGTCCGCTTTTCCGCCCATGGACTGGAAGGGGTGCGCCTCCCCCATGAGGGTGAAATCACCCTGTACCGGGTATTCCAGGAGGCGCTGCATAACGTGGTGAAGCACGCGCGGGCAAGCGAGGTGGCCATAAGCCTCGTCGTTTCCCACCCGGTGCTCAGGATGCGCATCACCGACAACGGCAGGGGATTCGATCCCGCTCGCGCGGTCCCCGCCGGAAAAGCGGGGCTCGGGCTCGTCGGCATGGCCGAGCGGGTCGAGCTTTTAAACGGCTCCTTCGAGCTCACCTCCCGCCCCGGGAAGGGGACGCGTATCGCCGTGGAGATTCCCATCGCCTAG
- a CDS encoding DUF1540 domain-containing protein, translating to MEKQMVKITSCNVTQCAYNKHNSCHTLAITVGGPGDTCPECDTFMQGSQKGGIIDVQGGIGACKVETCSYNQSLECTASAVDVGMHESHPDCFTYKPK from the coding sequence ATGGAAAAGCAGATGGTCAAGATCACTTCCTGCAACGTTACGCAGTGCGCCTACAACAAACACAATTCCTGCCACACGCTCGCCATCACCGTTGGCGGTCCCGGTGACACCTGCCCCGAGTGCGATACCTTCATGCAGGGCAGCCAGAAAGGGGGCATCATCGATGTCCAGGGGGGCATCGGGGCCTGCAAGGTGGAGACCTGCAGTTACAACCAGTCCCTCGAATGCACCGCCTCCGCTGTTGATGTCGGCATGCACGAATCGCATCCCGACTGCTTTACCTACAAACCTAAGTAA
- a CDS encoding sulfite exporter TauE/SafE family protein has translation MSQHREGEHMPQWVLFCIIGICGGVASGLFGVGGGIVIVPALVYWAGFSQHRATGTSLAVLLPPIGLAAALEYYRHGNVDIKAALLIAATMLVGAWMGAYLANQMKGPHLRLMFGVFLTGLGIYLVYGASKRLGWL, from the coding sequence ATGAGTCAGCACAGGGAGGGGGAACACATGCCTCAATGGGTGTTATTTTGCATTATCGGGATATGCGGTGGGGTGGCGTCGGGGCTTTTCGGGGTGGGGGGAGGAATCGTCATCGTCCCCGCGCTGGTGTACTGGGCGGGCTTTTCCCAGCACCGCGCGACCGGCACGAGCCTCGCAGTCCTGCTCCCCCCCATAGGGCTCGCCGCGGCGCTCGAGTACTACCGGCACGGCAACGTGGACATAAAGGCGGCGCTACTCATCGCGGCGACCATGCTGGTCGGGGCGTGGATGGGGGCGTACCTCGCCAACCAGATGAAGGGACCGCATTTGCGCCTCATGTTCGGGGTCTTCCTTACCGGCCTCGGCATCTACCTCGTCTACGGCGCATCGAAGCGGCTTGGCTGGCTGTAG
- a CDS encoding ferredoxin: MGSEPYVDQEICIGCGLCVSIAPEVFRLNESGVSEVYANDPGEREKVQQAIDSCPVNCISWR; this comes from the coding sequence ATGGGGAGCGAGCCGTACGTGGATCAGGAGATATGTATAGGATGCGGGCTTTGCGTCAGCATCGCGCCGGAGGTGTTCCGGCTGAACGAAAGCGGCGTCTCCGAGGTCTACGCCAATGACCCGGGGGAACGTGAGAAGGTACAGCAGGCGATAGACAGCTGCCCGGTCAACTGCATCAGCTGGCGCTAG
- a CDS encoding DUF4337 domain-containing protein — MAQEEKKEPWLNYLALTTVVLAVCATLATFKGGGYSTRSILVQNQASDQWAFYQAKSIKQSLAEMDRGLLEREAHRAGQADPMLAAGLKGNADRIAKYEQEKAKIKEKAEQLEKERDEAQRHGRPFGVAVIFLQVAILLSSIAALLKKKYVWVTGVSVGLIGLVEFANGFLLFM; from the coding sequence ATGGCACAGGAAGAAAAAAAGGAGCCTTGGCTCAACTATCTCGCCCTCACCACCGTGGTCTTGGCCGTTTGTGCCACCCTGGCCACCTTCAAGGGGGGCGGCTATTCAACCCGGTCCATCCTGGTGCAGAACCAGGCCTCGGACCAGTGGGCCTTCTACCAGGCCAAGAGCATCAAGCAGTCGCTGGCCGAGATGGACCGCGGCCTTTTGGAGCGCGAAGCGCACCGCGCCGGGCAGGCCGATCCGATGCTGGCGGCGGGCCTTAAGGGCAACGCCGATCGCATCGCCAAGTACGAGCAGGAAAAGGCGAAGATAAAGGAAAAGGCGGAGCAGCTGGAAAAGGAGCGGGACGAGGCCCAGCGCCACGGGCGCCCGTTCGGGGTGGCAGTCATCTTCCTGCAGGTCGCCATCCTGCTCTCGTCGATCGCCGCTTTGTTGAAAAAGAAGTACGTCTGGGTCACCGGGGTCTCGGTTGGCCTCATCGGTCTCGTCGAGTTCGCGAACGGCTTCCTCCTATTCATGTAA
- a CDS encoding ferritin-like domain-containing protein, translated as MNVFDCAIKIEEETREYYEGLKEEAMEPEMKMLFSMLAASEEEHKSRLLRLKKRMEGGAVTGLNHGACSFRPLLSQRELLDECERDPNLYRFAVENEERDIRFYEELAAAAPDRKTRRTLKVLAAEERRHLEKIENIYSFVETPRTYLEWGEFSNLREL; from the coding sequence ATGAACGTTTTCGATTGCGCGATCAAGATAGAGGAAGAGACGAGGGAATATTACGAGGGATTGAAGGAGGAGGCCATGGAGCCTGAGATGAAGATGCTCTTCTCCATGCTGGCCGCCTCGGAAGAGGAGCACAAAAGCAGGCTGTTGAGGCTGAAAAAACGGATGGAAGGGGGAGCGGTGACGGGGCTCAACCATGGAGCCTGCAGCTTTAGGCCGCTTCTCAGCCAGCGTGAACTCCTGGATGAGTGCGAGCGGGATCCGAACCTGTACCGTTTCGCGGTGGAAAACGAAGAGCGGGACATCCGCTTTTACGAGGAACTGGCGGCCGCGGCCCCCGACCGGAAGACCCGCAGGACCCTCAAGGTGCTGGCGGCGGAAGAGCGCCGGCATCTTGAGAAGATCGAGAACATCTACTCCTTCGTGGAGACGCCCAGGACCTACCTGGAATGGGGCGAGTTCAGCAACCTAAGGGAGCTGTAG
- a CDS encoding cytochrome c3 family protein: MKKITILTAIAGLTLGASLAYGYTADGGGVVGSKHDMNMLSGAAPDSQGRVCAFCHTPHHKVEATELDYNPLWSHKVNVDTSFAPYESVTFNSTIAGDPLAGPSRLCMSCHDGVIAVDQHYGNTGTALGGKITADGFGDIAIGKFSDLSNDHPIGFDLTNIHTTDPGIRADLKAPNNSTLNNQAITTLGFNNGKGQMLMTCASCHDVHNKDNKDTAFLYEKQLNSQFCVMCHDK, from the coding sequence ATGAAGAAGATCACCATCCTGACCGCCATTGCCGGTCTCACCCTCGGTGCCTCTCTCGCCTACGGCTACACTGCCGACGGCGGCGGGGTAGTCGGCTCCAAGCACGACATGAACATGCTCTCTGGTGCCGCACCGGATTCCCAGGGCCGCGTCTGTGCCTTCTGCCACACCCCGCACCACAAGGTCGAGGCTACCGAGCTCGACTACAACCCGCTCTGGTCCCACAAAGTGAACGTTGACACGAGCTTCGCTCCGTACGAGTCCGTGACCTTCAACAGCACCATCGCAGGCGACCCGCTCGCAGGCCCGAGCCGCCTCTGCATGAGCTGCCATGACGGCGTCATCGCAGTCGACCAGCACTACGGCAACACCGGCACCGCTCTGGGCGGCAAGATCACCGCTGACGGCTTCGGCGACATCGCCATCGGCAAGTTCTCCGACCTCTCCAACGACCACCCGATCGGGTTCGACCTGACCAACATCCACACCACCGACCCCGGCATCAGGGCTGACCTGAAGGCCCCGAACAACAGCACGCTCAACAACCAGGCGATCACCACCCTCGGCTTCAACAACGGCAAAGGGCAGATGCTCATGACCTGCGCTTCCTGCCACGACGTCCACAACAAGGACAACAAGGACACCGCGTTCCTCTACGAGAAGCAGCTGAACTCGCAGTTCTGCGTGATGTGCCACGACAAGTAA
- the hgcA gene encoding mercury methylation corrinoid protein HgcA, whose protein sequence is MKTRQFKKIELAAPKREKVCTPAQDPDAPPCUGPRTSAGGGEITEKVPGFVRWLKTGGGRVPQVTSRLTPADHLGACKARWGINRMHFLVPPGLYAVGEPDAQAPVVVTANYKMTYDIVRRTLSGRSVWLLVLETYGINVWCAAGKGTFGTGELVRRIEAARLSEVVGHRRLILPIMGAAGVSAHRVKKQSGFEVAYACAYAADLPEYLDNGQVTTPRMRELSFNWYDRLVLIPVELVLVVKSIAPVAALVFLAGWLLFGSAAATAATLAFLGAVFTGVAVGPALLPLLPSRSFAVKGAFAGLVYCALLHLFCGGNGWGVTTTLAAFLALPAVSSFYTLNFTGCTTYTSKSGVKKEMRLGLPVMAGALCAALLVLIAGRVLTWGMS, encoded by the coding sequence ATGAAGACGCGACAGTTCAAGAAGATCGAGTTGGCTGCTCCCAAGCGGGAAAAGGTCTGCACCCCTGCCCAGGACCCCGACGCCCCCCCTTGCTGAGGGCCGCGTACCTCCGCCGGTGGCGGAGAGATCACGGAAAAGGTGCCCGGGTTCGTGCGCTGGCTCAAGACTGGAGGAGGGCGTGTCCCGCAGGTCACCTCCCGCCTCACCCCGGCCGACCATCTGGGTGCCTGCAAGGCCCGCTGGGGCATCAACAGGATGCACTTCCTCGTTCCCCCCGGCCTCTACGCGGTGGGCGAGCCCGACGCACAGGCGCCGGTCGTGGTGACGGCGAACTACAAGATGACCTACGACATCGTCCGGCGTACTCTTTCCGGGCGCAGCGTCTGGCTCCTCGTGCTGGAGACCTACGGGATCAACGTCTGGTGCGCGGCCGGTAAGGGGACCTTCGGCACCGGCGAACTGGTGCGGCGTATCGAGGCGGCCAGGCTAAGCGAGGTGGTCGGGCACCGGCGCCTCATCCTTCCCATCATGGGGGCGGCCGGCGTCTCGGCGCATCGGGTGAAAAAACAGAGCGGTTTCGAGGTGGCCTACGCCTGCGCCTACGCCGCCGACCTCCCCGAGTACCTGGACAACGGCCAGGTCACCACGCCTCGCATGCGCGAGCTCTCCTTCAACTGGTACGACCGACTGGTCCTGATACCGGTGGAACTGGTTCTCGTGGTGAAGTCGATCGCCCCGGTTGCGGCCCTCGTCTTCCTCGCCGGCTGGCTCCTCTTCGGGAGTGCCGCCGCAACCGCCGCGACCCTTGCCTTCCTGGGGGCGGTCTTCACCGGGGTGGCGGTCGGGCCGGCACTCCTTCCCCTGCTTCCCTCGCGCAGCTTCGCCGTCAAGGGGGCCTTTGCCGGGCTTGTCTACTGCGCCCTGCTCCACCTTTTTTGCGGGGGGAACGGGTGGGGGGTGACGACGACGCTGGCCGCTTTCCTCGCCCTGCCTGCGGTCTCCTCCTTCTACACCTTGAACTTCACCGGCTGCACCACCTACACCTCGAAATCCGGGGTGAAAAAGGAGATGCGCCTGGGGCTTCCGGTCATGGCGGGGGCGCTTTGCGCCGCGCTCTTGGTCCTTATCGCCGGCCGGGTGCTCACCTGGGGGATGTCATGA